From the Leptospira biflexa serovar Patoc strain 'Patoc 1 (Paris)' genome, one window contains:
- a CDS encoding acetyl-CoA C-acetyltransferase: MGNSYIIDAVRTPRGKGKKRGTLASVHPQELAAATLKAIQSRTGIDPKTVEEVVMGCVSQVADQAACIARYAVMAAHWPKDVPGYTVNRFCGSGLQALNNVANHVASGAMELGVGGGVESMSRVKMGDDMIGRDFNVGNDKIAAHYNLVPQGISADLIATKYDISREEADRFAESSQQKAHAAIQNGYFKKSVIPITLDDGTVVTEEENPRLESDYAFLSSLGPVFKTIGEKELDAIALRSYPEVKKINHIHTLGNSSGIVDGAAAILVTNDDGLKKYGLKPRAKILATVATGEDPTIMLTGPVSASQKALKQAGLSVKDIDLWEINEAFASVVLYVKKTLGIDESKINVNGGAIALGHPLGATGAILTGTVLDELERRDLRYGLITLCIGGGMGIATIIERLK, translated from the coding sequence ATGGGGAATTCCTATATTATTGATGCTGTCCGAACTCCGAGAGGAAAGGGCAAAAAACGCGGGACACTTGCATCCGTCCACCCACAAGAATTAGCTGCTGCCACATTAAAAGCCATCCAATCCCGTACAGGAATCGATCCAAAAACGGTAGAAGAAGTTGTAATGGGTTGTGTATCCCAAGTCGCTGACCAAGCTGCATGTATCGCACGTTATGCGGTTATGGCGGCACATTGGCCAAAAGATGTTCCTGGTTATACAGTAAACCGTTTTTGCGGATCTGGATTACAAGCACTGAACAACGTAGCAAACCATGTTGCGTCTGGAGCGATGGAACTTGGAGTTGGTGGTGGAGTGGAATCCATGAGCCGAGTGAAAATGGGTGATGATATGATCGGTCGTGATTTTAACGTAGGTAACGATAAAATTGCTGCTCATTACAACCTAGTTCCACAAGGAATCTCTGCTGACTTAATTGCAACGAAGTATGATATTTCTCGTGAAGAAGCAGATCGTTTTGCAGAATCTTCACAACAAAAAGCTCATGCTGCCATTCAAAACGGATACTTCAAAAAATCTGTGATCCCAATCACTTTGGATGATGGAACTGTTGTGACAGAGGAAGAGAACCCACGATTGGAATCTGATTATGCATTCCTTTCAAGCCTTGGTCCTGTTTTCAAAACGATTGGTGAAAAAGAACTCGATGCCATTGCACTTCGTTCTTACCCAGAAGTGAAAAAAATCAACCACATCCATACACTTGGAAACTCATCCGGTATCGTGGATGGTGCTGCGGCGATTTTAGTAACGAACGATGATGGTTTGAAAAAATATGGTTTAAAACCTCGTGCAAAAATCCTTGCAACGGTAGCGACTGGTGAAGACCCAACCATCATGTTAACTGGACCTGTTTCTGCTTCACAAAAAGCTTTGAAACAAGCAGGCCTCAGTGTAAAAGACATCGACCTTTGGGAAATCAACGAAGCTTTCGCATCTGTTGTGTTATACGTAAAGAAAACACTCGGAATCGATGAATCCAAAATCAATGTGAACGGTGGAGCGATTGCTCTTGGTCACCCACTCGGAGCAACAGGTGCTATCCTCACTGGAACGGTGCTTGACGAGTTGGAACGAAGAGACCTTCGTTACGGCCTTATCACTCTTTGTATTGGTGGTGGTATGGGGATTGCAACAATCATCGAACGATTGAAGTAA
- the vapB gene encoding type II toxin-antitoxin system antitoxin VapB, which produces MNRAKLFKNGDSQAVRLPKEFRFKGKEVYIRKDGNCVIISPIDDAVDRLWKSLNDFSDDFLIERNQPKSFDKRNSI; this is translated from the coding sequence ATGAATCGTGCGAAATTATTTAAAAATGGTGATAGTCAAGCGGTTAGACTCCCTAAAGAATTTAGATTTAAAGGAAAAGAAGTCTACATTAGAAAAGATGGAAATTGCGTTATTATATCACCTATCGACGATGCCGTTGACAGATTATGGAAGTCTCTAAATGATTTTTCGGATGATTTTCTCATTGAGAGAAATCAACCTAAGTCTTTCGACAAACGAAATTCTATATGA
- a CDS encoding response regulator transcription factor, translating to MNRPKVYKILLLEDDESSAKLLLHTLERYNFDVTHVVDGMSGLTKVRNNSYDLVISDVNMPYLDGISFLEKGKDMLKLTPVIMLTAVGEKDQVKRAAVNNVTAYLLKPIANQALLEKIAQVLQLKPENIIDKKEFPLVVNVTELSISQMQLDIKGCPGKKSAEEIYDRFMLTLAGRASFTNLRMNLDNAFFYEVRALQILDDLIAKILKQTNIRASSLFVDSEFFSNHVVDLQPYTYLSEVNIISK from the coding sequence ATGAACCGTCCCAAAGTATATAAAATTTTACTCCTTGAAGACGATGAAAGTAGCGCAAAACTTTTATTACACACTTTGGAACGTTACAATTTTGATGTTACCCATGTGGTGGATGGGATGTCTGGCCTTACAAAAGTACGTAACAATAGTTATGATTTGGTCATCAGTGATGTGAATATGCCGTATTTGGATGGAATTAGTTTTCTTGAAAAAGGCAAAGACATGTTGAAGTTAACACCTGTGATCATGTTGACTGCCGTCGGAGAAAAAGACCAAGTGAAACGTGCGGCCGTAAACAATGTCACTGCGTATTTGTTAAAGCCGATCGCAAACCAAGCCCTTCTCGAAAAAATCGCGCAAGTATTACAACTCAAACCAGAGAACATCATCGACAAAAAAGAATTTCCTTTGGTTGTCAATGTCACAGAGCTTTCCATCTCCCAGATGCAATTGGACATCAAAGGGTGCCCTGGGAAAAAATCAGCCGAAGAAATCTACGATCGCTTTATGTTGACGCTTGCGGGGAGAGCTTCGTTTACCAATTTGAGAATGAATCTCGATAACGCTTTTTTTTATGAAGTTCGTGCCTTACAAATTTTAGATGATCTGATCGCAAAAATTCTAAAACAGACCAATATCCGAGCCAGTTCCCTATTTGTGGATTCGGAATTTTTCTCCAATCATGTAGTAGACTTACAGCCATACACGTATCTTTCCGAAGTAAATATAATTTCCAAATGA
- a CDS encoding 2Fe-2S iron-sulfur cluster-binding protein — protein sequence MVKIKIDGVEYEVDEKKNLIDATKEVGVEIPYFCYHPALSIVGMCRMCLIEIEGVPRLQAACNTPVKEGMGIITKSDRVKEARAGTMEFLLANHPLDCPVCDKAGECRLQDNAFGSGTGHSRFEFEKRNIPQEEIGTNLIINHNRCIVCYRCVRFEEEKVGESNLGLFERGNHSIIGLAKSEPIDHNYQGALADICPVGALLNNKTLFKSRVWWYKSHKSVCHGCSTGCNVTTNVRDNKMYRYMVRENFDQGMFFLCDKGRFDLDWMNDNRLFSYLESGKPSTSQVVISKIIDRLKDAKSIAVLGGAHESNETLEALKQNLQTLSRELSGKSIQWETRVTDAQNKETEQVDFLLTKDYHPNTKGAVDLGLTTPSGISGIVSAVKQGSIDLVILLKESIPEGIDPTQVISLDTNLTDAAKNASLAAPIQIFCEAEGSFTNKNGLKQTFEKSMNPIQGLQTSAGVVELIVKTMTKKMEASVGNR from the coding sequence TTGGTTAAGATAAAGATAGACGGAGTCGAATACGAAGTCGACGAAAAGAAAAACCTCATTGATGCAACAAAAGAAGTAGGAGTTGAAATTCCTTACTTCTGTTACCACCCAGCTCTGAGCATTGTCGGAATGTGCCGTATGTGTCTCATTGAAATTGAAGGGGTGCCTAGGTTACAAGCTGCTTGTAATACTCCTGTAAAAGAGGGAATGGGTATCATCACAAAATCCGATCGTGTGAAAGAAGCACGAGCTGGTACCATGGAATTCCTTCTCGCCAATCACCCGTTAGACTGTCCAGTTTGTGATAAGGCTGGGGAATGTCGTTTGCAAGACAATGCCTTTGGATCAGGAACAGGACATTCTCGATTTGAGTTTGAAAAACGAAATATCCCTCAAGAAGAAATTGGAACTAATCTCATCATCAATCACAATCGATGTATCGTTTGTTATCGATGTGTTAGGTTCGAAGAGGAAAAAGTAGGGGAATCAAATCTCGGTCTCTTTGAAAGAGGAAATCATTCCATCATCGGACTTGCCAAGTCAGAACCCATAGATCATAATTACCAAGGTGCCTTAGCAGACATTTGCCCTGTGGGTGCCCTTCTCAATAACAAAACATTGTTTAAATCACGTGTTTGGTGGTATAAGTCTCATAAATCGGTATGTCATGGATGTTCCACAGGTTGTAATGTAACAACTAATGTTCGAGACAATAAAATGTATCGATATATGGTTCGGGAAAATTTTGATCAAGGGATGTTTTTCCTTTGTGACAAAGGTCGATTTGATTTGGATTGGATGAATGATAATCGTCTATTCAGTTATTTGGAAAGTGGAAAACCATCCACTTCGCAAGTGGTAATTTCCAAAATCATTGATCGCTTAAAAGATGCAAAATCAATCGCCGTTCTTGGTGGCGCTCACGAATCCAACGAAACCTTAGAAGCACTCAAACAAAATCTGCAAACACTCTCCCGTGAATTAAGTGGGAAATCCATCCAGTGGGAAACACGAGTGACAGATGCCCAAAACAAAGAAACAGAACAGGTTGATTTTTTACTCACAAAAGATTACCATCCGAATACCAAAGGGGCAGTGGACTTAGGTCTTACGACACCATCTGGAATTTCTGGAATTGTCTCCGCAGTGAAACAAGGGTCGATTGATCTAGTGATCCTTTTGAAAGAATCCATTCCAGAAGGGATCGATCCAACGCAAGTGATTAGTTTGGATACCAATTTGACTGATGCAGCAAAGAACGCGAGTTTGGCGGCACCGATTCAGATTTTCTGTGAAGCCGAAGGAAGTTTTACCAATAAAAATGGCCTAAAACAAACGTTTGAAAAGTCAATGAATCCCATCCAAGGATTACAAACTTCCGCAGGTGTTGTGGAACTCATTGTGAAAACCATGACAAAAAAAATGGAGGCATCCGTTGGGAACCGTTAA
- a CDS encoding UpxY family transcription antiterminator, producing the protein MSETNPHSEESAWYIVYTKPRAEKKLSELLRKYHIENYLPIRKERKKWTDRFKWIHVPVLPSYIFVRIVFWRDKNKVLQLPGSVQFVFHKGQPAIVEQNDLDVLEKGLQEYAESLKMNPELLLQKGKLVRIIDGSFVGKTMEIIKVKNKTLVVCRIPGVETIFSYEINMDHMAWEELIQ; encoded by the coding sequence ATGTCCGAGACTAATCCACATTCTGAAGAAAGTGCTTGGTATATCGTTTACACGAAACCCCGAGCCGAAAAAAAACTCAGTGAACTTCTCCGTAAGTATCATATCGAAAACTACTTACCAATACGGAAAGAAAGGAAAAAATGGACAGATCGTTTCAAATGGATCCATGTTCCTGTACTACCCTCTTATATTTTTGTGCGGATTGTGTTTTGGAGAGATAAAAATAAAGTCCTTCAATTGCCAGGTTCCGTTCAATTCGTTTTCCATAAAGGGCAACCTGCTATCGTGGAACAAAACGATTTGGATGTTTTGGAAAAAGGCCTACAAGAGTATGCGGAGTCTTTAAAAATGAACCCAGAATTGTTATTACAAAAAGGTAAATTGGTTAGAATCATTGATGGATCTTTTGTTGGTAAAACCATGGAAATCATCAAGGTAAAAAACAAAACCCTTGTTGTTTGTCGAATTCCAGGAGTGGAAACAATTTTTTCGTATGAAATCAATATGGACCATATGGCTTGGGAGGAATTAATCCAATGA
- a CDS encoding BtrH N-terminal domain-containing protein, with amino-acid sequence MKIENLKPFDGQHCETTATGTLLRQLNIDLSEPMLFGLGEGLGFIFWNMKTMNFPFIGGRIKPDLLTQNIIKNLNLELISNETSSKQKAWDNVKQLLNKGKVVGLKLDCYHLEYFSKPIHFAGHYTAIYGYDKEYAFLVDTKQQGGQVKTSLKSLELARSEKGPMASKNLYYIINKTNKKFDLKKVIPTAIRNNAIDYLNPPINNIGYKGILKTSKEISKWFETTNEITGDFSTSAMLMQKAGTGGALFRNLYRDFLQESYELLKLGTLAQAHKEFIEIANLWTDVSNLFLKVSKSKEKKDIVQASEILKQLSEKEKEVMEKLVKI; translated from the coding sequence ATGAAAATTGAGAATTTAAAACCATTTGACGGACAACATTGTGAGACGACCGCAACAGGAACATTGTTACGACAACTCAATATCGACCTATCTGAACCAATGCTTTTTGGATTAGGTGAAGGACTAGGTTTCATTTTTTGGAATATGAAAACTATGAATTTCCCTTTCATCGGTGGACGAATCAAACCTGACTTGCTCACGCAAAACATTATTAAAAACTTAAATCTTGAACTAATATCTAACGAAACTTCTTCAAAGCAAAAAGCTTGGGACAACGTAAAACAACTTCTAAACAAAGGGAAGGTAGTTGGACTCAAACTTGACTGTTATCATTTAGAGTATTTTTCAAAACCGATTCACTTTGCTGGGCATTATACTGCTATTTACGGTTATGATAAAGAATATGCTTTTTTGGTTGATACAAAACAACAAGGCGGACAAGTAAAAACAAGTCTGAAAAGTTTAGAACTAGCAAGATCCGAAAAAGGTCCAATGGCCTCAAAAAATTTGTATTACATCATAAACAAAACAAACAAAAAGTTTGATCTAAAAAAAGTAATCCCAACAGCCATTCGTAATAATGCAATTGATTATCTCAATCCACCAATTAATAATATTGGGTACAAAGGAATATTGAAAACAAGTAAAGAAATATCCAAGTGGTTCGAAACGACAAATGAGATAACAGGTGATTTTTCTACATCTGCCATGCTGATGCAAAAAGCAGGAACAGGTGGTGCCTTGTTCAGAAATTTATACAGGGACTTCTTACAAGAAAGTTACGAATTATTAAAACTTGGCACACTCGCTCAGGCTCATAAAGAATTCATTGAAATTGCAAATCTTTGGACAGACGTTTCTAATTTATTTCTGAAAGTGAGTAAAAGCAAAGAAAAAAAAGATATAGTGCAAGCTTCAGAAATTTTAAAACAGCTTTCAGAAAAAGAAAAGGAAGTAATGGAAAAATTGGTTAAGATATAA
- a CDS encoding LIC_10042 family TonB-like protein — translation MHSIFNGPKYKAIALSMGLHFLVLLSYLAKDSLSDIDSTHIKLKEGGSFSVIQLHISTGLGESKESVSPTQSADRGTKTTEDEISEFQNCLSYPSLALEQKLEDHCVYQLSVKEDGSLEKIAVVTACRYAVFDQQVRRQLSEWKFQYTKGKEFVLPIRFRLDVRD, via the coding sequence ATGCACTCAATCTTCAATGGACCCAAATATAAGGCAATTGCCCTTAGCATGGGACTCCATTTTTTGGTCCTTTTGTCGTATCTGGCAAAGGACAGCTTAAGTGACATAGATTCTACTCACATCAAACTCAAAGAAGGTGGAAGTTTTTCCGTAATCCAATTGCATATTTCCACAGGATTGGGTGAATCAAAGGAATCCGTTTCCCCTACCCAATCCGCAGACAGGGGAACCAAAACGACCGAGGACGAAATCTCGGAATTCCAAAATTGTCTGAGTTATCCCAGTTTGGCTTTGGAACAAAAACTGGAAGACCATTGTGTGTACCAACTTTCTGTGAAAGAAGATGGTTCCTTGGAAAAAATTGCAGTGGTCACCGCATGTAGGTATGCGGTTTTTGATCAACAGGTGCGACGCCAACTTTCGGAATGGAAGTTCCAATACACCAAAGGCAAAGAATTTGTTTTACCCATTAGGTTCCGTTTAGATGTCCGAGACTAA
- a CDS encoding SH3 domain-containing protein translates to MKSKYYFFLMLLLLGCSEKKVESEQGSLQRFVTQIPAAQVYDSIDLTKVSLTIPWKSIVMIKKMVQNKDQISVIHFTYEGKDYYGKNSDFSERKPELFMRVNVNSRLRLREKPNKDSNVLEKIPNGYVSSVLAIDPKLVTIDSIKGYWFQIAYNGKSGWIFSGYTITTWSEHQLNWADSLSFEPEELSSNLADLQNELMDYEINEQNSINGYDLILAKRKNQTEMEECIEGQKLFIYNKKENFIYKSDRFSTSIAKLDHPFKNAILVREEHCGCCCPSSSESIIHLGKTPIKMESFLKDNSMSCSFIYGETSFRYEVTNKFTDNQENLKYVRTPDCYEFFNSTNDIDIDSEVSIVPTKISNEYFVYSKYGKTLEVEVFKNEGIPKQYKTLWETSHAELK, encoded by the coding sequence ATGAAATCGAAATACTATTTTTTCTTAATGCTTTTACTACTTGGTTGTTCCGAAAAAAAAGTAGAATCAGAGCAAGGATCGCTCCAACGTTTTGTCACACAAATTCCAGCAGCTCAAGTTTACGATTCCATTGACTTAACGAAAGTTAGTTTAACCATTCCTTGGAAATCAATAGTGATGATCAAAAAAATGGTACAAAACAAAGACCAAATCTCTGTGATACACTTTACTTATGAAGGAAAGGATTATTATGGAAAAAACTCTGATTTTTCCGAAAGGAAACCTGAACTGTTTATGAGGGTGAATGTCAATTCAAGGTTACGTCTTCGTGAAAAACCAAACAAGGATTCGAATGTATTGGAGAAGATTCCCAATGGATATGTATCAAGTGTTCTTGCGATTGACCCTAAGCTTGTCACCATCGATTCAATTAAGGGATATTGGTTTCAAATTGCATATAACGGAAAAAGTGGATGGATCTTTTCTGGTTATACGATCACTACATGGAGCGAACATCAATTAAACTGGGCTGATTCATTAAGTTTTGAACCTGAAGAATTAAGTAGCAATTTAGCAGATTTACAAAATGAGTTAATGGATTACGAAATCAATGAACAAAACTCGATCAATGGTTACGATCTCATTCTTGCAAAACGTAAAAATCAAACGGAAATGGAAGAATGTATAGAGGGACAAAAACTTTTCATTTATAACAAAAAAGAAAATTTTATATATAAATCAGATAGATTCTCAACTTCGATTGCAAAGTTAGACCATCCATTTAAAAATGCAATTTTGGTGAGAGAAGAACATTGCGGATGTTGTTGTCCTAGCTCCAGTGAAAGTATCATACACTTAGGAAAAACTCCGATCAAAATGGAATCTTTTTTAAAAGATAATTCTATGAGTTGTTCCTTTATTTATGGTGAAACTTCATTCCGGTATGAAGTTACAAATAAATTTACAGATAACCAAGAGAATTTGAAGTATGTGAGGACACCAGATTGTTATGAATTTTTCAATTCAACAAATGATATTGATATCGATTCGGAAGTTTCCATCGTTCCAACTAAAATTTCTAATGAATATTTTGTATATAGCAAATATGGTAAAACTTTGGAAGTAGAAGTGTTTAAAAATGAAGGGATACCTAAGCAATACAAAACATTATGGGAAACCTCCCATGCTGAATTGAAGTAA
- the vapC gene encoding type II toxin-antitoxin system tRNA(fMet)-specific endonuclease VapC: MNHYLLDTNICIYIINKKPENVYQKFKKISLDNIFISSITEFELRYGVQKSQKADKNQKTLNEFLGYLNVINFDSESASVAGTIRTKLEKKGEIIGPYDLLIASQAIASDIILVTNNEKEYKRIKELKIENWIN; the protein is encoded by the coding sequence ATGAATCATTATTTATTAGATACAAATATTTGTATTTATATCATTAATAAAAAACCTGAAAATGTTTACCAAAAATTCAAAAAAATTAGTTTAGATAACATCTTCATTTCTAGCATCACTGAATTTGAATTAAGATATGGTGTTCAAAAAAGTCAAAAAGCTGATAAAAATCAAAAAACTCTAAATGAATTTCTGGGTTACCTAAATGTCATAAACTTTGACTCAGAATCAGCATCGGTAGCAGGAACTATCAGAACTAAACTAGAGAAAAAGGGAGAAATAATTGGACCGTATGATTTACTCATCGCTTCTCAGGCTATTGCTAGTGACATTATTTTAGTTACAAATAATGAAAAAGAGTATAAAAGAATTAAAGAACTTAAAATAGAAAACTGGATTAATTAA
- a CDS encoding NuoI/complex I 23 kDa subunit family protein, whose product MGTVNVVNVAKKHQFSWYEKFYFWSIGKGLWITLKHFVKVAFFNKQVTIEYPDKKRQYSTRFRGMHSMKRDEQGRERCTACFCCMWICPANAIHIEAAEVTAERQHLHPEDKYAKKFEINLLRCIFCGLCEEACPKGAIYLDGTGEMAADNREDLFLTKERMMEKTGGPILGQRN is encoded by the coding sequence TTGGGAACCGTTAATGTCGTCAACGTAGCCAAAAAACACCAGTTTTCTTGGTATGAAAAATTTTACTTTTGGTCCATTGGCAAAGGCCTTTGGATCACCCTCAAACATTTTGTGAAGGTTGCGTTCTTTAACAAACAAGTCACAATTGAATACCCTGATAAAAAAAGACAATACTCAACTCGCTTTCGTGGAATGCACTCTATGAAACGAGATGAACAAGGTCGTGAGAGGTGTACGGCATGTTTTTGTTGTATGTGGATTTGTCCTGCCAATGCGATTCATATCGAAGCGGCAGAAGTCACTGCTGAACGCCAACACCTTCACCCCGAAGACAAATATGCCAAAAAATTTGAAATCAATTTACTTCGCTGCATCTTCTGTGGGTTATGCGAAGAAGCATGTCCCAAAGGAGCTATTTATTTGGATGGAACCGGAGAGATGGCAGCTGACAACAGGGAAGATTTGTTTTTGACCAAAGAAAGAATGATGGAAAAAACAGGTGGTCCCATCCTCGGCCAAAGGAATTAA
- a CDS encoding KpsF/GutQ family sugar-phosphate isomerase, with translation MNPMKEKDTLGIIKQALDDEISSLVYFRENLDPSVKNCIDLILNSKGKVIVTGVGKSGDIAKKISHTLSSTGTSAYFLHPTDASHGDSGIVGPDDVVLAIGKSGESEELNYILPTLRKIGAKIVGITANSKSKLAELSDVVIITPVLKEACPLDLAPTSSTTIALVLGDAIAVALMELKEFKADDFALYHPAGRLGKRLSLYLSDVMRKGERNASIPVNANLEVILKEITEKGIGATGVVDENFKLVGLITDFDIRKYLTKHTLSPSVTAKEMMNPNPNHYLPNEKAYDVLINMEGRERPISVAPVVDENGIFVGMISLHDLLQKGL, from the coding sequence ATTAATCCAATGAAAGAAAAAGATACTTTAGGTATAATCAAGCAAGCATTAGACGACGAAATCTCTTCCCTTGTCTATTTTAGAGAAAATTTAGACCCTTCTGTCAAAAACTGCATCGATTTGATTTTAAATTCGAAAGGAAAGGTGATTGTCACAGGAGTCGGTAAATCTGGTGACATCGCAAAAAAAATCTCACATACTCTTTCCTCCACAGGAACATCAGCGTATTTTTTACACCCAACTGACGCGTCTCACGGAGATTCTGGAATTGTTGGTCCAGACGATGTTGTCCTTGCCATTGGAAAAAGTGGTGAATCTGAAGAACTCAATTATATCTTACCCACTCTTCGCAAAATTGGGGCAAAAATTGTTGGGATCACTGCAAACTCAAAATCAAAGTTAGCTGAACTTTCCGATGTGGTCATCATCACACCAGTATTAAAAGAAGCCTGTCCCTTAGACTTGGCGCCCACTTCGAGTACGACAATTGCCCTTGTTTTAGGAGATGCGATTGCGGTTGCCCTTATGGAATTAAAAGAATTCAAAGCAGATGACTTTGCATTATACCATCCAGCGGGCCGTTTGGGTAAAAGGCTTTCATTGTACTTATCTGATGTCATGCGAAAAGGAGAACGGAATGCATCCATTCCTGTAAACGCGAACCTGGAAGTGATCTTAAAAGAAATCACTGAAAAAGGAATTGGTGCCACAGGTGTTGTCGATGAAAATTTTAAACTCGTTGGTCTCATCACTGATTTCGATATTAGAAAGTACCTCACAAAACACACATTATCTCCAAGTGTGACTGCAAAAGAAATGATGAACCCAAATCCCAATCATTATTTACCAAATGAAAAAGCTTACGATGTTCTCATCAATATGGAAGGCAGAGAGCGCCCCATTTCTGTCGCACCAGTCGTTGATGAAAATGGGATTTTTGTTGGGATGATTTCATTACACGATTTATTACAAAAAGGATTATAA
- the aroC gene encoding chorismate synthase has product MPSSWGKIFRVSTFGESHGTSVGVVVDGVPAGLPFPEEEIQKDLTRRRPGQNDLTTPRDEKDRMVVESGVFEGKTTGSPILMKVNNQNTIGSDYDEMAHVFRPSHADYTYSEKYGHRAHVGGGRSSVRETIGRVAAAGLARVILENELGISTVGFVDSIGPIDSNITEDEYPISRDLVDQFPTRCPKASANEEMETLIRKLRDEGDSVGGVVKVVVRNLPPGLGDPVYDKLDADLAKAILSISACKGFEVGSGFSGTRQTGSTHNDEFYIEEGTGKVKTRTNRSGGIQGGISNGMDLVIRAAFKPTSTIKKEQKTINDQNKETILKAKGRHDPCVLPRAVPIVEAVVNLVLVDAYLYQRALQPKWFMKYANLNAIPNQ; this is encoded by the coding sequence ATGCCATCAAGTTGGGGAAAAATTTTTCGAGTATCGACCTTTGGAGAGTCTCACGGAACATCCGTCGGAGTGGTTGTGGATGGAGTGCCTGCGGGCCTTCCGTTTCCAGAAGAAGAAATCCAAAAAGATCTAACACGCCGTAGACCAGGTCAAAATGACCTCACCACACCGAGAGATGAAAAGGACCGTATGGTCGTTGAGTCTGGAGTGTTTGAAGGCAAAACCACTGGGAGTCCCATCCTCATGAAGGTGAACAACCAAAATACGATTGGAAGTGATTATGACGAGATGGCACATGTCTTCCGTCCTTCCCATGCAGATTATACCTACTCTGAAAAATATGGCCATAGAGCCCATGTGGGTGGAGGTCGCTCTTCTGTTCGCGAAACCATTGGTCGGGTTGCCGCAGCGGGACTGGCTCGTGTCATCTTAGAAAATGAATTGGGAATTTCTACGGTTGGTTTTGTGGATTCAATTGGTCCTATCGACTCTAATATTACGGAAGATGAATATCCCATCTCACGAGATTTGGTAGACCAATTTCCCACACGTTGTCCAAAAGCATCAGCGAACGAAGAAATGGAAACACTCATTCGTAAACTCCGTGATGAAGGAGATTCTGTTGGTGGAGTGGTGAAGGTGGTTGTGAGAAACCTTCCTCCAGGTCTTGGTGATCCCGTTTACGATAAGTTAGATGCTGATTTGGCAAAAGCAATTCTTTCCATTTCTGCCTGTAAGGGTTTTGAAGTAGGATCTGGTTTTTCTGGTACTCGCCAAACAGGCAGTACACACAATGATGAATTTTACATAGAAGAAGGCACTGGCAAAGTGAAAACACGGACCAATCGTTCTGGTGGAATCCAAGGTGGAATCTCCAATGGAATGGATCTTGTGATTCGTGCTGCTTTCAAACCAACATCCACTATCAAAAAAGAACAAAAAACAATCAACGATCAAAACAAGGAAACCATTCTGAAAGCAAAAGGTCGTCACGACCCATGTGTACTTCCGAGAGCGGTGCCCATTGTGGAAGCAGTTGTCAATTTAGTGTTAGTCGATGCGTATTTATACCAAAGAGCCTTACAACCAAAATGGTTCATGAAGTATGCAAATTTAAATGCAATTCCAAACCAATAA